A region of the Culex quinquefasciatus strain JHB chromosome 1, VPISU_Cqui_1.0_pri_paternal, whole genome shotgun sequence genome:
TGGCGGCGGCCTCGGAATCCTCCAACACTGTGCTGCTTCCTTCACTTCCACACACACGAGATCTCTCTCGAAATTCCGTTCCGCTGGTCCGGCGGCAGTCGTCTCACACACCCCTCTCCGCACTCTTCACACActcactctctttctctctcactCTGACGGCGCGGTTCAATCTCTGTGAGTAATCGCACTTTTTCTCGCCAAAAGAAAATCGAAACACACACTGAAAATCTTCACACGTTGCACTTTTTCCCGAGAAATTGCTGGCGCACAAAATTTGCCACTTTTTACTGCGGAAAACCTCGAATGGGTCACCGTGTCGTGTGCGTCTTCGTGGGAGGAATCCCCTGGGCTTGCGAGTCCCGCGGTGGTTTCCGGACAGGAAAACCCCCAAAAACGAGAGAAGTCGAACTCAATCGAAGCAACCTAACGGAAACGCGTCGCAGCCAACAGACACCCAACTGGAACTCGGAACGTCGCGCAGCAATCCAACGACTCCCAAAAGAAAACCACGGAACCGAGGAAACTCAAACAAAAACGCGGCCACCGGTAACTTAAAAACGCCGAAAAccgaacgtcgtcgtcgtcgcgtacTGGAAATTCGGTTCTTGTTGAGGCACACACAGTCTCGTAGTGTCGTAGTCGTCGACCCGCACAGCACGCAAGCAAAGCAACACAATGAAGGATAATAAAATGAGGAGTCTGCTGTCTCGGGTGCCGTTGGCTGGAGAAAGAGAGCGAACATCCGCATTTCGAATGTATAATGACGTCTCATTTAACACTCACACACAAATCTGAATTTGCGTCGTTGTGGAGAACGAGGGGTTTCGTTTGGCATCAAACGAGCGAATGCACCGGGACAAAATGACGTAAGTTTTTTGacatgttgaaattttgattagggcgcagattcgttaattcgaattCGAGACGCAAATCaaccatgttctcatcgatggtcggcacttttcggacataatcgacgtcagaacctacgCGGACGTCGAATCGGACCACAACCTGGTAGTTACATAGCTGCGCCAACACCTGTCCGAGGACAACAAGCAAGGTtacaagatccggtaccgtcaCCCGCAGCGGTATAACCTGGAGCAACTCGAGGACCATGAGACCACTACCCAGTACGCtcgggaactcgaagctgcgttgcctgacgagggtgaaCTTACCGAAGCCCttctggaggcctgctggagcccTATATGGATGCAGCCATCAACGCATCGGCATTGGatacgtggaccgagttcgacaGAACGGCaggttcgacgaggaatgtcaggcaatttgggacgagaagaaagcagcgcgggacaagtgaCTGCTGCacgtgggaacaaggagtcgtacaaacagttgcgaagacagcgaACCCATCTCTTCCGGGATAAGAAGCGCCGCTTGGAAGAGTTGGAAtgccaggacatggaacagctgtatcgctccaacgaaacgcgcaagttctacaagaaactcagtcaatcccgGACTGGTTTAATGCCGCGAGCCGAATTGTGCCGGGataaggtggaagcagcacttcgaagAGCACCTGAATGGCCtagaggcggagtaccagggcgaTGGGGATACGGCttcagcggtatggtggacggcgaggacaagccagcacccacgatgagggaagttaaggatgccatcaagaagctgtaGAACAACAAAGCAACGGGTAAGGATGATATCGGTGccgaactcatcaagatgggcccggacaagctggcggcctgccTACATCGGCTGATAGTCAAgatctgggacacagaacagctaccggacgAGTGGAAAGAAGgggtaatatgcccgatctacaagaaagGAGACAAGTTGGattgtgagaactatcgagctaTCACTTTTCTTAACgtgtctcagatcatcttcagtcgtctgtcggagcgagcaaggATTTTGTTGgtacgtaccaagccggtttctTTTAGGGGAAACCctcgacggaccaaatcttttttcTACGCCTTAATCCTCCATAAATGTCGCGAGTATCAGATTCCGACGCACTACCtgtcatcgatttcaaagcagCGTACGACTCAGTCGATCGCAAAGGGTATGGATGTGgtacggtgcagcgtgaagatttcgggtgcgatgtccgacccgatcgaatcgcgcaagttTCAACATTGAGCTCAaaggtgttatgaggcgggcgggcttcaatatgcggggcacgattatcgACCGGTCCAGCCAGTTTATCTGCTATATCGACGACATGGTAATTGTtggcagaacgttcgaggaggtggctagaaagtacaccgaattgaagcgggaagcggaaAAGGAtcgattgaaggtgaatgttgcgaagacgaTGTAGCTGCTGGCAGGGGGAACCGAGATCCTCAAAGACGATGCTcaaggaggacctgcaagcgcttgaagttttcgaacggcgagtgcttaggacgatctttgacGGCGTACGTGAGAACAATGTATGGCGGAGAAGAATgcaccacgagctggcgcaccTTTAAGGCAAGCCAAGCATCGTATTACCCGGAGAGAAGATATTCAAAGATGTTGTGGATGGACCAAACGCTCTCAAAGCGCTAGTTCATGCGCGAACTtgacaataaaaatcaaaaaggaaGCCTTACTGTAAATTTATTCATGTAAGCACGAGctacaaataatttaaatcaaacGCTTTTAAAACCATTCCGAATTCACCCACGCTCCGCAGCAGCCTCATTCGTCCACCGATTCCCACCGGACAGCTCGATCGCCGGCACCGGATTGGCGAGCATCTCCGCCGCGTGCGCACTCTCCATGTGTTTGCGCCGATAGTCCTTCCTCGGGTACCGGTTTGGACAGAAAAAGCACGGGAAAGGCCGCGCCTTGTTGTGAAAATAGTTCAGATGTCGATTGCGGTCCGTCGTACACGGGAATCGTTTATCACACTGGGGACAGGGGAAGTCTTTCTTGCCGGTGTGCGTACGAATGTGGCTCAAGCGGCAGCCCCGCCGGGCAAACTTGGCCGGACAGTACGGGCAGCCGAACGGACGTTCACCGCTGTGAACGAGCATGTGCTCGTTGAGAGTGGGTTTCCGTTTGAAGCACTTGTTGCAAATGCTGCACTTGTATCGATCTTCCGGTTGTAGGTGTTGATATTTGTGCTTCCGGAAGGCGTCTTTGTTGGTGTACGTGCGGGGACATTCCGTGCATTGGAACATCTTGAGCCCGGTGTGGGACGTTTCGTGATCTCGCAGGACTCCAGGACTGGCGAAGGTTTTGCCACAGTGAACGCATTGGTGGGCTTTGGATTTGCCCTTGAGAAAGCGAATTTGGTGGGCGTACAACCGTAGCTTTGACGGGAAGTTGTGGAAGCAAATCTCACACACAAACGGCCGTTTCTCGTCCGGATTGGGTTTGCTGGGCTGATGAACCGTTGCTGAGTGGTTCATCAGGGTTTCCGGACTGTCGAAGCTTTGTCCGCATCCACAGCAGGCTTGAATCGATCCGGATACCACAGGATTGGGTCCGTGGAACTTCCGGGAATGCGTGCAGACCCGTGTCCGACTGATGAACACTTCTCCGCACGTTTTGCACCGGTAGTTGAGCTTCCCGATTTGTCTGTGCAGCTCGTACGCGTGCAAGTCACGCATTATCTTGTAGCAAATTTCGCATTGCTTCCGGCTTTTCAGCTTGCTCGCGGATAGTTTGTTCGAGGCGTGTTCTGCTTGACTGTGTACTTGAAGTTCCTCTTGCGTCGGGAACCGCTTTCTGCACCCACAGCAGATGAACGAGATGGCCGGCACCTCGTCAAAAACGTCGGGGAATTCTGGTTTTGCTTTCTTAGCTGACGAAGCACTGTCTTTAGTGTCGCTCGAGTCTTCCTTCTCATCCAGTGGAGCATTTGGAACTTCTTCCTGGTAGTCAGAATCGCTGTCGTCGTCATCGAGGTTGCTATCGTCGGTCTCCGAGTCAGGTGCTTTTGTCTCAGGTGTCGGATCAACCGTGGATTGAGACGGTTCCTCTATTGTTAGTTCAATTTCTGGATATGCCAGATCCAATCTAGAAGGTATAATAGCATAACAATACAAACTCAACAACCTTTCAAAGACACTTACTCGGAATTCTCCATGAGCTGGACCATCCAGTGTAAACACCTCGGTTTTACAGGCCACATCGACCGGATACACCGCTTCACCGTCGAGTTCCACCTTGATCACAAGCTCGTCTTCACCAGCGTACAGCTCGCGTAGCTTCCGGTCCGACTCCTGGCAAAGCGCTCGCAGCTGGTACGCTGTCTCCAGCTCGCGAACGCACCGCCGGCAGCACAGCTTCGAGATCTTGTCCGCTTCCTGCGGTTCCGCTACCGCGCCCACCAGGGACAGGACGTGCGCTAGCGTTTCGCCGTCCTGCACTTTGCGGTCAAAGAGCTGAACCAGCTGGTCTGGCGGTTTGCCTACCATACAAACCCGGCACGGTACGGTCGGTTCGGGTGGTTCCTCAGGCCTTTTACGACCGCGGCCGGATCGCCGCGTTGTCGACATTGCGACTCCGAACTTCACTTGATTTTCAAAGTAAACAACAGAATCCTTTGGTTTGGTTCAAGTTCATTAAACTCATCCAAACAAAGTTGTTTCACTgcggtttgttttgttttgatcgaGTAACGTTACGAAAATGTAGATGTCATGAGTTACGCTCCTTTGAGTTGCAAAACCAGAAGTTCCCAAACACAGACGTGTGAATCGAGTACTGGTGAGGTAGGTCTTAAATATTTTGAGTGTTATTTCtatgaaatggatttttttctctcttttcctcccttaggatttttttaaagtttgaaaaaatggcACTCTGTGCGCCTTGGGGCCTCCTGAGGGCGCTACATCTTTTTCATGAAGGCACAGCAAaaatcggcaacttggcaaatttgcaaaatgcaaagtttctcttgggcccttCTAAGGACGCTGTTTAAGGAGGgcgatatttttgttaaagaacttgttattcgactaacctacagctcagccctgcTTTTCAGGACGAATcgtaaatttcatcaaaaagaaCGCGTATCCTTGGTTCGGTTTATCCCTATGTGCTCATATTTGTGTGTGTTTGATAGCAAATGATCTCAATTTCCCAAATCAATGAAAAGAAAGCAGCAATCAGAGTGATAAAGAAGAGTGACAACCCTAACGAACAAGGGATGCGTTATGCTTTCCTTGTTGTCAAAAGCATAATTCCAGCATAGCATTTATGTGTTGTCGAAAAGAGAAAACATTCTGTGAAAAGATTCGTGAAATTagttcaaaacaaacaatttctataaaacaaatttaatcatGAGTGTGAGGTAACCGCTTGAATTGACATGAACAAATCATCATTTATGATTTATGTTGCAGTTGAACCATTAACAACAACCACATCATGACATCGCGAACCCGGAAACTGGCCCGTCTAGCCGCTGGCCACCAGCGGCCCGCCGAAAGTCCCTCCACGCTGATGTGTCGCGTCTGTGCACGAAGCAAACCGGAAGCGCAGCTTATCGGACTTTTCGACGAGTTCGTACTGGGTGAAAGCTTGGCCTTCGTACTGTCCCAGGTCGGTGCCGTGGAGATTTACGAGCAAGACCAGATTCCGAACCTGTGCTGCCATCGATGTCACCGGGAGGTGGAATCCGCGTATAGGTTGCGGCTGCTGTGTCAAGACTCGGACCGCAAGCTGCGGGAGCTGTTTGCCGAGCGTGAGGACAAAGTTGAGATTAAGGTGGAAGCGGAGGAGTGTGCGGTGCAGGTTTCGGTTGACCCAATGGGCGTTGAGTACATCACGTGCAAGGCGGACGTTTTCGCGGTTGAGGGAGCGGAGTTGGAGGGGGGAGGTGACGGTGCTGGTGAAAAGGCTTCAACGGATCCAGTGCAAACTAAAGTTGAGATTGAAGATTCACCCGGTGCAAAGGAAGATGAGCCGTCTTCGTCTGAAGAAGGTTCGGACTCGGAGCGCAATGAAGACGATCGCAACGACCTGGACGAAGAGGATGAAGATTCGGAACCACCAAGGAGAAAGAAAAAGACTGCGATCGTTAAGAAGCCCACCAAGACGGAATTCCCAGACGTATTTGAAGAAATACCAGCCGTATCGTTCATATGCTGCGGCTGCCGGAATCGTTTCCCAACACAGGAAGATCTGCAAACGCACAGTCAGGCGGTTCACGCGGTCAACAAGCTACCGGCTTCGAAGCTGAAGGGCCGCAAGCAGTGTGAAATCTGTTACAAAAATCTACGCGATTCGTACGCGTACGAACTGCACAAGCAAATCGGGAAGGTCAACTATCGCTGCAAAACTTGCGGAGACGTTTTCCCCAGTCGGAAGCGTGTCTGCACTCACCACGAGCGCATTCACGGACCACATCCGGTGGTAACGGGTTCGGTCCGGATTTGTTGCGGATGTGCCCAAAAGTTCGATACGCTGGAAGACCTGAAGAAACATTCCGACGAGGCGCATCTCCCGAAGAAGCTGCCACCGGACGAGAAGCGACCTTTCGTTTGTGAGATTTGCTACCACAACTTCCCGACCGAGCTGCGACTGTACGCCCACCAGATCCGGCTCATCAAGGGAAGAAACGAGAAGAAGCACCAGTGCGTACACTGCGGGAAGACCTTCATCAGTGCGGGAGTCCTGCGTGATCACGAAATCTCCCACACCGGCGAAAAGGTTTTCCAGTGTACGGACTGCCCCAAAACGTACACCAACAAGGACGCCTACCGGAAGCACATCTACCGCCACGCGCAACCGCGAGATCGCTACCGCTGTGAGGTCTGCGATCGAACGTTCAAAACGAAGCAAAGTCTGTACGAGCACGGGCTGGCCCATACCGGCGAACGGCCGCTCAAGTGTCCCTACTGTCCGGCCCGATTCGCTCGCGAAGCCTGTCGGATCAGCCACGTGCGGACGCACACCGGCAAGAAAGACTTTCCCTGTCCGCAGTGTGATAAGCGGTTCCCGTGCAGCTCGGACCGTAACCGGCATCTCAACTATTTCCACAACAAGGAGCGCCCGTTTCCGTGCTTCTTCTGTCCGAACCGGTACCCGCGGAAGGACTACCGCAAGAAGCACATGGAGAATGTGCACGCGGCGGAACTGGCCGCCAATCCGGTGCCGGCGATCGAGCTGTCCGGAGGGAATCGCTGGACGAGCACGGCTCCGGTGCTAGCAGTACCGGCGGTAGAGCCAAGTACTGAAGAGAAATAAAGTGGTGGACGGTGATTGAGTTGGGTTGACTTTGTAAGATATCACATTCCGAAACACCTCTTCGTCTATCGGTCATGGCCAATTTTGGCTTAGACAACTATCActcaacatgacgaaatccagtcttcAATCCGCTTAATTCACCGTCTCCTCGCGATGCGAAGCGGATCATAATCTACACCTACGTGGGTAGAAAACAGTCCTGAGCATCGCAGCTTGGCAGGCATGTCGACGgtaaaaataaatagattttcAAAGGGATGTTCTTCAAATTACAATGTAAAGCAAGTCAGAGTTTTTCTTAACAACCAAACTTTATGCCATATTGTCAGCGTCCGCCTCCACGCCGTCATCCGGGACGCGTCCCGCGTGGGTCTTCATGTGCAACCGCAGGTTCCAGGGTCGGTTAAAGTCCTTGCTGCAGATAGGACACACGTGCGGTCTCAGCCCGGTGTGCAGAAATCGGTGATCTGCCAAGagtgagattttaaattttaaagaacaTTATTTGTTAAAATAGATCAACTCACTTCTGAACTGTGATCTCGTCCGGAAACGCCGCTCGCACAAGTCACACTGGTACGGCTTCTCCTTGGTGTGAATCAGCTTGTGGTCCTGCAGGGTCTTTTCCCACGAACTTCCCGGGGCAGATGTCGCAAGCGAACGGGCGCTCGTCCGAGTGACTGCGCATGTGGAGCTGAAAGCCGGAAAGACCAAGCttgtgaaatttggattttactATCATTTTGACTTACTTTCAGCAAATTGTTCGTAGTGAACCGCTTGCCACAAACGCTGCAAATGAAGCCGGGCTCCGCgtggatttttttgtgattctgcAGGACAGAAGAGCTGCACAACGTCTTGTGGCAAATGTCACATTCAAATTGCCGCTTCTCGCTTTTCGCTTCCGGATCGTGCTGGACCATGTGACGAGACATACTTTCGGTGGATTTGAACCGCATCCGTTTCTCCTTTTTCGCTTCCGGATTGTGCTGGACCATGTGACGAGACAGACTTTCGGCGGATTTGAACCGCATCGGGCACTGCTCGCAGGCAATGTTCTTCTCCATGTGCTTAAATTCGTGAACCTTGAGTTGATGCTTTTCGTTGAAAGCGTGGCCGCACACGTTGCACACAAAACGCTTAATGTTATGGTGAATGTTCTCCTCGTGACGCTTCAAGCCTCCTTTCTGGACGAATTTCATGCCACAGCTTTCGCAGGAATACCTCTTGATCCCTTGATGCATATCCTGGTGCAGCTTGAATGAATCCATCCTGCCGAATACTTTATCGCACACTGTACAGCGATAGTCCTTCTTCGGCCGTATGTACTTCGGCTTCTCCCGACTCTTCACTGGAACAATCTCATTCGTATCCTTCTCCTGCTCGTCAACCGGCGGCATGTCTTCTTGTAGTTCCTCCTGATCTGGTTTGAACTCCAGCAGCAAACACTCGACAGTGGGCTCAATCTCCTCCGCATCTTCCGGCTCAATCTTTACCTGCTGCTGCTCCTGCTGGGCGATGGAAATTTGCAGTCGGTTCTCGGCTTCGACGCACTGCCTAACGAACCGGTACGCTTCGTCCAGGCGCTTGATGCAGTCCTCGCAGAGGCTTCGGGTCACTACCGGCTTGTCGTGGTTAGGCTGGGAGAGGATTTAGAGTTGTAGGTTTGCGAATTCTCAGGCTTAAggaaactttttcacaaaatgtcAAGTGTTAAATTGTAGCTGGCTTCCTAGCTACAATTTATCACATCGAGTTCTGCTAAATAGTGACCCTTTTGCCTAAGAATTTGCAAAGTGCTGTTAACATGATCTAGAAGTGCTCGTCGAAGTACTGTTTCCACCCTTCAATCACCtcgcgctcgtccgtcaagattccCCCTTCTTTATCCCGACACATTTCGactcgcggcat
Encoded here:
- the LOC119771224 gene encoding gastrula zinc finger protein XlCGF7.1-like; protein product: MRDLHAYELHRQIGKLNYRCKTCGEVFISRTRVCTHSRKFHGPNPVVSGSIQACCGCGQSFDSPETLMNHSATVHQPSKPNPDEKRPFVCEICFHNFPSKLRLYAHQIRFLKGKSKAHQCVHCGKTFASPGVLRDHETSHTGLKMFQCTECPRTYTNKDAFRKHKYQHLQPEDRYKCSICNKCFKRKPTLNEHMLVHSGERPFGCPYCPAKFARRGCRLSHIRTHTGKKDFPCPQCDKRFPCTTDRNRHLNYFHNKARPFPCFFCPNRYPRKDYRRKHMESAHAAEMLANPVPAIELSGGNRWTNEAAAERG
- the LOC6045213 gene encoding zinc finger protein 184, translating into MTSRTRKLARLAAGHQRPAESPSTLMCRVCARSKPEAQLIGLFDEFVLGESLAFVLSQVGAVEIYEQDQIPNLCCHRCHREVESAYRLRLLCQDSDRKLRELFAEREDKVEIKVEAEECAVQVSVDPMGVEYITCKADVFAVEGAELEGGGDGAGEKASTDPVQTKVEIEDSPGAKEDEPSSSEEGSDSERNEDDRNDLDEEDEDSEPPRRKKKTAIVKKPTKTEFPDVFEEIPAVSFICCGCRNRFPTQEDLQTHSQAVHAVNKLPASKLKGRKQCEICYKNLRDSYAYELHKQIGKVNYRCKTCGDVFPSRKRVCTHHERIHGPHPVVTGSVRICCGCAQKFDTLEDLKKHSDEAHLPKKLPPDEKRPFVCEICYHNFPTELRLYAHQIRLIKGRNEKKHQCVHCGKTFISAGVLRDHEISHTGEKVFQCTDCPKTYTNKDAYRKHIYRHAQPRDRYRCEVCDRTFKTKQSLYEHGLAHTGERPLKCPYCPARFAREACRISHVRTHTGKKDFPCPQCDKRFPCSSDRNRHLNYFHNKERPFPCFFCPNRYPRKDYRKKHMENVHAAELAANPVPAIELSGGNRWTSTAPVLAVPAVEPSTEEK
- the LOC6045212 gene encoding uncharacterized protein LOC6045212; the protein is MSTTRRSGRGRKRPEEPPEPTVPCRVCMVGKPPDQLVQLFDRKVQDGETLAHVLSLVGAVAEPQEADKISKLCCRRCVRELETAYQLRALCQESDRKLRELYAGEDELVIKVELDGEAVYPVDVACKTEVFTLDGPAHGEFRIGSGISRN
- the LOC6045217 gene encoding zinc finger protein 354B; translated protein: MDPIAVKFQHSQEVCWICERPDRDLFDLTAEQSEKLMQLSQLQPNHDKPVVTRSLCEDCIKRLDEAYRFVRQCVEAENRLQISIAQQEQQQVKIEPEDAEEIEPTVECLLLEFKPDQEELQEDMPPVDEQEKDTNEIVPVKSREKPKYIRPKKDYRCTVCDKVFGRMDSFKLHQDMHQGIKRYSCESCGMKFVQKGGLKRHEENIHHNIKRFVCNVCGHAFNEKHQLKVHEFKHMEKNIACEQCPMRFKSAESLSRHMVQHNPEAKKEKRMRFKSTESMSRHMVQHDPEAKSEKRQFECDICHKTLCSSSVLQNHKKIHAEPGFICSVCGKRFTTNNLLKLHMRSHSDERPFACDICPGKFVGKDPAGPQADSHQGEAVPV